The Roseococcus microcysteis genome contains a region encoding:
- the rdgB gene encoding RdgB/HAM1 family non-canonical purine NTP pyrophosphatase gives MTASAGQPRKLLPGKLVLASHNAGKLREFAGLLAPYGLEVVSAKELGLPEPAETGTTFLENARIKALAATQATGLPALADDSGCEVAALGGAPGVYTADWATRPDGSRDYGPAMERVWREAHANPDRGCAFVATLVLAWPDGHTEGFEGRTEGQWTWPPRGAQGFGFDPIFVPEGESLTYAEMSVEEKARLSHRARAFRALATACLG, from the coding sequence TTGACCGCTTCGGCCGGCCAGCCCCGGAAGCTTCTCCCCGGCAAGCTGGTCCTGGCCAGCCACAATGCCGGCAAGCTGCGCGAATTCGCCGGCCTGCTGGCGCCCTATGGGCTGGAGGTGGTCTCGGCCAAGGAACTCGGCCTGCCCGAGCCCGCCGAGACCGGCACCACCTTCCTGGAGAACGCCCGCATCAAGGCGCTGGCCGCCACCCAGGCCACCGGCCTGCCCGCTCTCGCCGATGACAGCGGCTGCGAGGTGGCGGCCCTGGGCGGCGCCCCTGGCGTCTACACCGCCGACTGGGCCACCCGGCCCGATGGCAGCCGCGACTACGGCCCGGCCATGGAGCGCGTCTGGCGCGAGGCCCACGCCAACCCCGACCGGGGCTGCGCCTTCGTGGCGACCCTGGTGCTGGCCTGGCCCGATGGCCACACGGAAGGCTTCGAGGGACGCACCGAGGGCCAATGGACCTGGCCGCCCCGCGGCGCCCAGGGCTTCGGCTTCGACCCCATCTTCGTGCCGGAGGGCGAAAGCCTGACCTATGCGGAGATGAGCGTGGAGGAAAAGGCCCGCCTCTCCCACCGCGCCCGGGCCTTCAGGGCACTCGCCACCGCCTGTCTGGGCTGA
- a CDS encoding SRPBCC family protein: MTEDSTTHEAWIGLPPMAAFRLFTDGFDRWWPREYTWGGAACVEIGMEPVLGGACREIGPHGFRCDWGRITLWEPPRRLCFTWQIAPDRAPQPDPAFASEVEVVFEAQGARTRVVLTHSGMARHGEGWEAVREGMGSPQGWPLLLGRYVGLV; this comes from the coding sequence ATGACGGAAGACAGCACCACGCATGAGGCCTGGATCGGCCTGCCGCCCATGGCGGCCTTCCGCCTCTTCACCGATGGCTTCGACCGCTGGTGGCCGCGGGAATACACCTGGGGCGGGGCCGCCTGCGTCGAGATCGGCATGGAGCCCGTGCTGGGCGGCGCCTGCCGCGAGATCGGGCCGCACGGCTTCCGCTGCGACTGGGGCCGCATCACGCTGTGGGAGCCGCCGCGGCGCCTGTGCTTCACCTGGCAGATCGCCCCCGACCGCGCCCCCCAGCCCGACCCCGCCTTCGCCTCGGAGGTGGAGGTGGTCTTCGAGGCCCAGGGTGCCCGCACCCGCGTGGTGCTGACCCATTCCGGCATGGCCCGGCACGGCGAGGGGTGGGAGGCGGTGCGGGAGGGCATGGGCTCGCCCCAGGGCTGGCCGCTGCTGCTGGGGCGCTATGTGGGGCTGGTGTGA
- a CDS encoding Bug family tripartite tricarboxylate transporter substrate binding protein, with product MSIPRRAALALPALAMAGAARAQPAWPSRPVRLIVGFPAGSTPDIAARALAQHLQPVLGQPVVVDNRAGGGGTIGVDAALRAQDEHSLIVTIGGPGSIARLVNPLLPYDPATDLMPISLLARMPFVLSVNPGVPVRDVAGLIAHARANPGRLNYGSVGAGTLGHLVTAEFAARHGLEMTHVPFRSWPQAIGEVVAGRVQLVAAAAGAVLPQVLSEQVRPLAVTGEARMNQLPAIPTLREQNEPDIGAYAWIGLFAPRGTPEARITRLAGEAAAALAAPETHRALTTAGFEPLGTPPGPLATLVRDELSHWGEVIQRLGIRPES from the coding sequence ATGTCCATCCCCCGCCGCGCCGCCTTGGCGCTGCCCGCCCTGGCCATGGCAGGGGCTGCCCGGGCGCAACCCGCCTGGCCCTCGCGCCCCGTGCGGCTGATCGTGGGCTTCCCCGCCGGCTCCACCCCCGACATCGCGGCGCGCGCGCTCGCGCAGCACCTCCAGCCGGTGCTGGGCCAGCCGGTTGTGGTGGACAACCGGGCGGGCGGCGGCGGCACCATCGGGGTGGACGCGGCCCTTCGCGCCCAGGACGAGCACAGCCTGATCGTCACCATCGGCGGCCCCGGCTCCATCGCGCGGCTGGTCAACCCGCTTCTGCCCTATGACCCCGCGACCGACCTCATGCCCATCAGCCTGCTGGCGCGCATGCCCTTCGTGCTGTCGGTGAACCCGGGCGTGCCGGTGCGTGACGTGGCGGGGCTCATCGCCCATGCGCGGGCCAATCCGGGGCGGCTGAACTACGGCTCGGTGGGGGCGGGCACGCTGGGGCACCTCGTCACGGCGGAATTCGCGGCGCGGCATGGGCTGGAGATGACGCATGTGCCCTTCCGCTCCTGGCCCCAGGCCATCGGCGAGGTCGTGGCCGGGCGCGTGCAGCTGGTGGCCGCCGCCGCCGGCGCCGTGCTGCCGCAAGTGCTGTCCGAACAGGTGCGCCCCCTGGCCGTGACGGGCGAGGCCCGCATGAACCAGCTTCCCGCCATCCCCACCCTGCGCGAACAGAACGAGCCCGATATCGGCGCCTATGCCTGGATCGGCCTGTTTGCCCCGCGCGGCACGCCCGAGGCGCGCATCACCCGCCTGGCCGGCGAGGCCGCCGCCGCACTGGCCGCCCCCGAGACCCACCGGGCGCTCACCACCGCGGGGTTCGAGCCGCTGGGCACGCCGCCCGGCCCGCTGGCCACGCTGGTCCGCGACGAATTGTCCCATTGGGGCGAGGTGATCCAGCGCCTGGGCATCCGCCCTGAAAGTTGA
- a CDS encoding zinc-binding dehydrogenase → MHALRLLADRDLRLTEAPPPPPPGPGEVQIAMKAVALNHIDVWGWRGMAFAKRTLPLTVGAEAVGEVTSVGEGVTALRPGQRVVPYGGMTCGTCKHCLAGRDNLCENVAGVRGFHVDGFAQGLVNMPARLCVPVPEGVSLEDAACASITFATVQHMLFDNAKLEPGETVLVHAAGSGIGSAAVRMAKAIGCTVIGTVGDEEKAEKARALGADHVVNYNVDRFESIARRVTGKRGVDVVFEHVGAATWQGSLLSMKMGGRLVTCGSTSGVSAETNLMMLFQRQLRLIGSFGATVRNVAEGLDKMAQGIRPVLDSVLPLDRFEEGLARLESRRVFGKIVVTL, encoded by the coding sequence ATGCACGCCCTCCGTCTCCTTGCCGACCGCGACCTCCGTCTCACCGAAGCGCCCCCGCCCCCGCCCCCCGGCCCGGGCGAGGTGCAGATCGCCATGAAGGCCGTGGCGCTCAACCACATTGATGTCTGGGGCTGGCGCGGCATGGCCTTCGCCAAGCGGACCCTGCCGCTGACCGTGGGCGCCGAGGCGGTGGGCGAGGTCACCTCCGTGGGCGAGGGTGTCACGGCGCTGCGCCCCGGCCAGCGCGTCGTGCCCTATGGCGGGATGACCTGCGGCACCTGCAAGCATTGCCTGGCCGGCCGCGACAACCTCTGCGAGAACGTGGCCGGCGTGCGCGGCTTCCATGTGGACGGCTTCGCCCAGGGCCTGGTGAACATGCCCGCCCGCCTCTGCGTGCCCGTGCCGGAAGGCGTCTCCCTCGAGGACGCCGCCTGCGCCAGCATCACCTTCGCCACCGTCCAGCACATGCTGTTCGACAACGCGAAGCTCGAACCCGGCGAGACCGTGCTGGTCCATGCCGCGGGCTCGGGCATCGGCAGCGCCGCGGTGCGGATGGCCAAGGCCATCGGCTGCACCGTGATCGGCACGGTGGGCGATGAGGAGAAGGCCGAGAAGGCCCGCGCCCTCGGCGCCGACCATGTGGTGAACTACAATGTGGACCGCTTCGAGAGCATCGCCCGCCGCGTCACCGGCAAGCGCGGCGTGGATGTGGTGTTCGAGCATGTGGGCGCGGCCACCTGGCAGGGCTCCCTGCTCTCCATGAAGATGGGCGGGCGGCTCGTCACCTGCGGCAGCACCTCCGGCGTCTCGGCCGAGACGAATTTGATGATGCTGTTCCAGCGGCAATTGCGCCTGATCGGCAGCTTCGGCGCCACGGTCCGCAACGTGGCGGAGGGGCTGGACAAGATGGCCCAGGGCATCCGCCCCGTGCTGGACAGCGTGCTGCCGCTGGACCGCTTCGAGGAGGGGCTGGCGCGGCTCGAATCCCGGCGCGTCTTCGGCAAGATCGTCGTCACGCTGTAG
- a CDS encoding sensor domain-containing phosphodiesterase produces the protein MPQSALGSVITPETLDAPMAPTLEAIRRHLGMEVAYISEFVGDLSMMREVSAPGLEHLIKPGDALSLDDVYCRHIVAGRLPELIADTAAEALCQTLPITRNVPIGAHMSVPIRLADGELYGMFCCLSPTPNHSLNPRDLQVMRVFADLAAHQIDRERARDQEANALRDRILQVIEGREFEFHYQPIFTFAPFRLVGFEALCRFHATPYRTPDIWFAEAEASDLAEPLELAAAARALEALADLPDPLFVSVNLAPATLLGGRFREALGDWPCGRVIIEVTEHAPVSDYAALNAAIAPLRAAGVRLAVDDAGSGFASLQHIIQLEPDIIKLDVELTRGLDSDTARRALVAALTYFARETGTEIVAEGVETEAERQALEALQVRKGQGYLLGRPMPRDAAMALAARLA, from the coding sequence ATGCCACAATCCGCCCTCGGCAGCGTCATTACCCCCGAAACCCTGGATGCGCCGATGGCCCCCACCCTGGAGGCGATCCGCCGCCACCTGGGCATGGAGGTGGCCTATATCTCGGAATTCGTAGGCGATCTTTCCATGATGCGCGAGGTGAGCGCCCCTGGCCTCGAACATCTCATCAAGCCGGGCGACGCGCTTTCCCTCGATGACGTCTATTGCCGGCACATCGTGGCGGGCCGCCTGCCCGAGCTCATTGCCGACACCGCGGCCGAGGCGCTCTGCCAAACCCTGCCCATCACCCGCAATGTCCCCATCGGCGCGCATATGAGCGTGCCCATCCGGCTGGCGGATGGCGAGTTGTACGGCATGTTCTGCTGCCTCAGCCCCACGCCCAACCACAGCCTGAACCCGCGCGACCTCCAGGTGATGCGCGTCTTCGCCGACCTGGCGGCGCACCAGATCGACCGGGAGCGCGCCCGCGACCAGGAGGCGAATGCCCTGCGCGACCGCATCCTGCAGGTGATCGAGGGGCGGGAATTCGAGTTCCACTACCAGCCCATCTTCACCTTCGCCCCCTTTCGCCTGGTGGGGTTCGAGGCCTTGTGCCGCTTCCACGCCACGCCCTACCGCACGCCCGACATCTGGTTCGCGGAGGCGGAAGCCTCGGACCTGGCCGAGCCCCTGGAACTCGCCGCCGCCGCGCGTGCGCTCGAAGCCCTGGCCGACCTGCCGGACCCGCTCTTCGTCTCGGTCAACCTGGCGCCGGCCACGCTGCTGGGGGGGCGCTTCCGCGAGGCGCTGGGCGACTGGCCCTGCGGGCGCGTGATCATCGAGGTGACGGAGCATGCCCCCGTGAGCGACTATGCCGCGCTGAACGCCGCCATCGCCCCGCTGCGCGCGGCGGGGGTGCGGCTGGCGGTGGATGATGCGGGCTCGGGCTTCGCGAGCCTCCAGCACATCATCCAGCTCGAACCGGACATCATCAAGCTGGATGTGGAACTGACCCGCGGCCTCGATTCCGACACCGCCCGCCGCGCGCTGGTGGCGGCGCTGACCTATTTCGCGCGGGAGACGGGCACCGAGATCGTCGCCGAGGGCGTGGAGACCGAGGCCGAGCGCCAGGCGCTGGAGGCGTTGCAGGTGCGCAAGGGCCAGGGCTACCTGCTCGGCCGCCCCATGCCGCGCGACGCGGCGATGGCGCTGGCCGCGCGCTTGGCCTGA
- the acs gene encoding acetate--CoA ligase, whose protein sequence is MPDDGLIAIKPEIAAKARVTAERRAAMAEAAATDPDGFWRGEMKRIAWMREPTRIKNTDFTGDVSIKWFEDGELNASVSCLDRHIAAGRGDQVAIIWEGDDPNSDSKTTYAQLHARVCQLANAMRKLGVKKGDRVCIYLPMIVEAAVAMLACARIGAVHSIVFGGFSPDSLASRIQDSECSLLITADEGRRGGRKVPLKANADEALKSCPSVRHVIVAKNTGTEVAMQEGRDHAWAALCDGEPTQCEPERMNAEDPLFILYTSGSTGKPKGVLHTTGGYMVWASFTHELVFDYRPGEIYWCTADVGWVTGHTYIVYGPLANGATTLMFEGVPSWPDNGRFWQVVDKHQVNIFYTAPTAIRALMRDGEGPVKKHSRASLRILGSVGEPINPEAWLWYYRVVGDERCPVVDTWWQTETGGILISPLPGAVAQKPGSATLPLPGVKPALVDGDGKFLEGATEGNLVITDSWPGQMRTVYGDHARFVQTYFSTFPGLYFTGDGARRDADGYWWITGRVDDVINVAGHRMGTAEVESALVAHPKVAEAAVVGMPHDLKGQGIYCYVTLNAGEEPSDALKKELVAWVRKEIGPIATPDAIQWAPGLPKTRSGKIMRRILRKIAANETDSLGDTSTLADPAVVQELVENRVK, encoded by the coding sequence ATGCCCGATGACGGCCTCATCGCCATCAAGCCCGAGATCGCGGCCAAGGCCCGCGTGACCGCCGAGCGCCGCGCCGCCATGGCCGAGGCCGCCGCCACCGACCCCGACGGCTTCTGGCGCGGCGAGATGAAGCGCATCGCCTGGATGCGCGAACCCACCAGGATCAAGAACACCGACTTCACCGGGGACGTGTCCATCAAGTGGTTCGAGGATGGGGAGCTGAACGCCTCCGTCTCCTGCCTGGACCGCCACATCGCGGCGGGGCGGGGCGACCAGGTCGCCATCATCTGGGAGGGCGACGACCCCAATTCCGACAGCAAGACCACCTACGCCCAGCTTCATGCCCGCGTCTGCCAACTGGCCAACGCCATGCGCAAGCTGGGCGTGAAGAAGGGCGACCGCGTCTGCATCTATCTGCCCATGATCGTGGAAGCCGCGGTGGCGATGCTGGCCTGCGCGCGCATCGGGGCCGTGCATTCCATCGTCTTCGGCGGGTTCTCGCCCGACAGCCTCGCGTCGCGCATCCAGGACAGCGAATGCAGCCTGCTCATCACCGCCGATGAAGGCCGGCGCGGCGGCCGCAAGGTCCCGCTCAAGGCCAATGCGGACGAGGCGCTGAAATCCTGCCCCAGCGTGCGGCACGTCATCGTGGCGAAGAACACCGGCACCGAAGTCGCCATGCAGGAGGGGCGCGACCACGCCTGGGCCGCGCTGTGCGATGGCGAGCCCACGCAATGCGAGCCAGAGCGGATGAACGCGGAGGACCCGCTCTTCATCCTCTACACCTCGGGCTCCACCGGGAAGCCCAAGGGCGTGCTGCACACCACGGGCGGCTACATGGTGTGGGCGTCCTTCACCCATGAGCTGGTCTTCGACTACCGCCCGGGCGAGATCTACTGGTGCACCGCCGATGTGGGCTGGGTCACGGGCCACACCTACATCGTCTATGGCCCGCTCGCGAACGGGGCCACGACGCTGATGTTCGAGGGCGTGCCCTCCTGGCCCGACAATGGCCGCTTCTGGCAGGTGGTGGACAAGCACCAGGTCAACATCTTCTACACCGCGCCCACCGCCATCCGCGCCCTGATGCGCGACGGCGAGGGGCCGGTGAAGAAGCACAGCCGCGCGTCCTTGCGCATCCTCGGCAGCGTGGGCGAGCCCATCAACCCCGAGGCCTGGCTCTGGTATTACCGCGTGGTGGGCGATGAGCGCTGCCCCGTGGTGGACACCTGGTGGCAGACGGAGACGGGCGGCATCCTCATCTCGCCCCTGCCCGGCGCCGTCGCGCAGAAGCCCGGCTCCGCCACCCTGCCCCTGCCCGGCGTGAAGCCCGCCCTGGTGGATGGGGATGGAAAATTCCTGGAGGGGGCGACCGAGGGCAACCTCGTCATCACCGACAGCTGGCCCGGCCAGATGCGCACGGTCTATGGCGACCATGCGCGCTTCGTGCAGACCTATTTCTCGACCTTCCCCGGCCTCTACTTCACCGGCGACGGCGCGCGGCGCGACGCCGATGGCTATTGGTGGATCACCGGCCGCGTGGATGACGTGATCAACGTGGCCGGCCACCGCATGGGCACGGCCGAGGTGGAGAGCGCCCTCGTCGCCCACCCCAAGGTGGCCGAGGCCGCCGTGGTCGGCATGCCGCATGACCTGAAGGGCCAGGGCATCTACTGCTACGTCACGCTCAACGCGGGCGAGGAACCGTCGGACGCGCTGAAGAAGGAGCTGGTGGCCTGGGTGCGGAAGGAGATTGGCCCCATCGCGACGCCCGACGCCATCCAATGGGCGCCCGGCCTGCCCAAGACGCGCTCGGGCAAGATCATGCGGCGCATCCTCCGCAAGATCGCGGCGAACGAGACGGACAGCCTGGGCGACACCTCCACCCTGGCCGACCCCGCCGTGGTGCAGGAGCTGGTGGAGAACCGGGTGAAGTGA
- a CDS encoding lipid A biosynthesis lauroyl acyltransferase translates to MRARLALAGEWALAQVARAAFAFLRLLGLRAASALGGFVLPLVGPLTRNHRQMMDNLRLALPELDAAQHRAIARRAWENLGRTACEYAHLDRIWDFDGGRVYSHPDTKARLHALMAEGRPVLTFSAHLANWELPAVVAARMGHQGAILYRTPNNRFIAADIIARRAPIMGELIPASVAAPIRMASALDEGKSLGMLVDQRFGRGPVVPFFGQPAASNPFLARLARRFEAPVYGMRAIREPGPRFRIELIGPVELPRDAAGRVDVEASTALLNRIIEGWIREDPGQWLWMHRRWRR, encoded by the coding sequence GTGCGCGCAAGGCTGGCCCTGGCGGGGGAATGGGCGCTCGCGCAGGTGGCGCGCGCCGCCTTCGCCTTCCTGCGCCTGCTGGGGCTGCGTGCGGCCTCGGCGCTGGGCGGCTTCGTGCTGCCGCTGGTGGGGCCGCTGACGCGCAACCACCGGCAGATGATGGACAATCTCCGCCTCGCCCTGCCGGAGCTGGACGCGGCGCAGCACCGCGCCATCGCGCGCCGGGCCTGGGAGAATCTGGGCCGCACCGCCTGCGAATACGCGCATCTGGACCGCATCTGGGATTTCGACGGCGGCCGGGTCTATTCCCACCCCGACACCAAGGCGCGGCTGCACGCCCTGATGGCCGAGGGCCGGCCGGTCCTGACCTTCTCGGCGCATCTCGCGAATTGGGAATTGCCGGCGGTGGTGGCGGCGCGGATGGGGCACCAGGGGGCCATCCTCTACCGCACGCCCAACAACCGCTTCATCGCGGCCGACATCATCGCCCGCCGCGCGCCCATCATGGGCGAGCTGATCCCGGCCAGCGTGGCCGCGCCCATCCGCATGGCCTCCGCGCTGGATGAGGGCAAGTCGCTCGGCATGCTGGTGGACCAACGCTTCGGCCGCGGGCCGGTGGTGCCCTTCTTCGGCCAGCCCGCCGCCTCCAACCCCTTCCTCGCGCGGCTGGCGCGGCGCTTCGAGGCGCCGGTCTATGGCATGCGCGCCATCCGTGAGCCCGGTCCGCGCTTCCGCATCGAGCTGATCGGGCCGGTGGAACTGCCGCGCGACGCCGCGGGCCGGGTGGATGTGGAGGCCAGCACCGCCCTGCTGAACCGCATCATCGAGGGCTGGATCCGCGAGGACCCGGGGCAGTGGCTGTGGATGCATCGCCGCTGGCGGCGTTAG
- the rph gene encoding ribonuclease PH produces the protein MRPSGRTPDALRPVVIETGIAKHAEGSCLIRVGQTEVLCAASVETRVPPFLRNSGLGWVTAEYGMLPRATHTRGDREAARGKQSGRTQEIQRLIGRSLRAVVDRKAMGEMSITLDCDVLNADGGTRCASITGAWVALHLAFQHCVRNNIMSQVPLTDHVAAISCGVVNGEAVLDLDYQEDSAAEADANFVLTGGGALVEVQATAEGAPFSEAQFLAMLDLARDGVAALVAKQKAAVGL, from the coding sequence ATGCGCCCATCCGGCCGCACCCCCGATGCCCTCCGCCCCGTCGTGATCGAGACGGGAATCGCCAAGCATGCCGAGGGGTCCTGCCTCATCCGCGTGGGCCAGACGGAGGTGCTCTGCGCCGCCAGCGTCGAGACGCGGGTGCCCCCCTTCCTGCGGAATTCCGGCCTGGGCTGGGTCACGGCCGAATACGGCATGCTGCCCCGCGCCACCCACACCCGCGGCGACCGTGAGGCCGCGCGCGGCAAGCAGTCGGGCCGCACCCAGGAAATCCAGCGCCTGATCGGCCGCAGCCTGCGCGCCGTGGTGGACCGCAAGGCGATGGGCGAGATGAGCATCACGCTCGACTGCGACGTGCTCAACGCCGATGGCGGCACGCGCTGCGCCAGCATCACCGGCGCCTGGGTCGCGCTGCACCTCGCTTTCCAGCATTGCGTCCGCAACAACATCATGAGCCAGGTGCCCCTGACCGACCATGTGGCCGCCATCTCCTGCGGCGTGGTGAATGGCGAGGCGGTGCTGGACCTCGACTACCAGGAGGACAGCGCGGCCGAGGCGGACGCCAATTTCGTCCTGACGGGCGGCGGCGCGCTGGTGGAAGTCCAGGCCACGGCCGAGGGCGCACCCTTCAGCGAGGCGCAGTTCCTGGCCATGCTGGATTTGGCGCGCGACGGCGTGGCCGCGCTGGTGGCGAAGCAGAAGGCGGCGGTGGGGCTTTGA
- a CDS encoding CHAP domain-containing protein, which translates to MHRRALLGACAMGVPLAMLAGCGTSRAPAPPVIADVPGHGPYAGISCVPYARQRSGIQLAGDAWQWWDAAAGRYSRARRPEPGGVLVLARTSRLNSGHLSVVRRVVSSREIRVDHANWASGSLRGRVAEDQPVVDVSPRNDWTQVRVWYPRINALGNTVFAAHGFILPRTEMAAR; encoded by the coding sequence ATGCACCGACGCGCGCTTCTCGGCGCCTGCGCCATGGGCGTTCCGCTGGCCATGCTGGCCGGCTGCGGCACCAGCCGCGCCCCGGCGCCGCCCGTCATCGCCGATGTGCCGGGCCATGGGCCCTATGCCGGCATCTCCTGCGTGCCCTATGCGCGGCAGCGCTCGGGCATCCAGCTCGCGGGCGATGCCTGGCAGTGGTGGGACGCGGCGGCCGGCCGCTACAGCCGCGCCCGCCGGCCGGAGCCGGGCGGCGTGCTGGTTCTGGCCCGCACCTCGCGGCTGAATTCGGGGCATCTGTCCGTGGTGCGGCGCGTCGTCTCCTCGCGGGAAATCCGGGTGGACCATGCCAACTGGGCCTCGGGCAGCCTGCGGGGCCGCGTGGCGGAGGACCAGCCGGTGGTGGATGTCTCCCCCCGCAATGACTGGACGCAGGTGCGCGTCTGGTATCCGCGCATCAACGCCCTGGGCAACACGGTCTTCGCGGCGCATGGTTTCATCCTGCCGCGCACGGAGATGGCGGCGCGCTGA
- the hrcA gene encoding heat-inducible transcriptional repressor HrcA: protein MHTPFKPGLLPLAAASGLDQRATAVLRELVEVYVATGEPVGSRTLSRRLPLNLSPASIRNVMADLEEAGLLYAPHTSAGRLPTERGLRLFVDGLLEFGDLSEQEREAIAARCAAHGRSLQETLAEAGQMLSGLAGAAGLVVAPKGEAPLRHIEFVPLGPGRALVVLVQGDGRVENRVIEVPPGLPPSALIEAGNYLNAQLAGRTLEEAREKVEGEITANRTALDALTQQVIAAGLATWAGGGNAALILRGQAKLLENLETLARVQEIQALFERLEAQETTLRLLELAQRGEGVQIFIGAESGLFSSAGLSVVVAPFRNGQEKIVGAIGVIGPSRINYGRVIPVVDYTARVIGRLLG, encoded by the coding sequence ATGCACACGCCCTTCAAGCCGGGCCTCCTGCCCCTTGCCGCCGCCTCCGGCCTCGATCAACGGGCCACGGCGGTGCTGCGCGAGCTCGTCGAGGTGTATGTCGCGACCGGTGAACCGGTCGGCAGCCGCACCCTCTCGCGCCGCCTGCCGCTGAACCTCTCGCCCGCCTCCATCCGCAACGTCATGGCCGACCTGGAGGAGGCGGGGCTGCTCTACGCCCCCCACACTTCCGCCGGCCGCCTGCCGACTGAGCGGGGCTTGCGCCTCTTCGTGGACGGGCTGCTGGAATTCGGTGATCTGAGCGAGCAGGAGCGCGAGGCCATCGCCGCCCGCTGCGCCGCCCATGGCCGTTCCTTGCAGGAGACGCTGGCCGAGGCGGGGCAGATGCTGTCCGGCCTCGCGGGTGCGGCGGGCCTCGTGGTCGCGCCCAAGGGCGAGGCGCCGCTGCGCCATATCGAATTCGTGCCCTTGGGCCCCGGCCGCGCCTTGGTGGTGCTGGTGCAGGGCGATGGGCGCGTCGAGAACCGCGTCATCGAGGTGCCGCCCGGCCTGCCGCCCTCGGCGCTGATCGAGGCCGGCAACTATCTCAACGCGCAGCTCGCCGGCCGCACGCTGGAGGAGGCGCGGGAGAAGGTGGAGGGCGAGATCACCGCCAACCGCACCGCCCTCGATGCCCTGACGCAGCAGGTGATCGCGGCCGGGCTCGCCACCTGGGCGGGCGGTGGCAATGCCGCGCTGATCCTGCGCGGGCAGGCGAAGCTGCTGGAGAATCTGGAAACCCTGGCCCGCGTGCAGGAAATCCAGGCGCTGTTCGAGCGGCTGGAGGCGCAGGAGACCACGCTGCGCCTGCTGGAACTGGCCCAGCGCGGCGAGGGCGTGCAGATCTTCATCGGCGCGGAGAGCGGGCTGTTCAGCAGCGCCGGCCTGTCCGTGGTGGTGGCGCCCTTCCGCAACGGGCAGGAGAAGATCGTGGGTGCCATCGGCGTCATCGGCCCCTCGCGCATCAATTACGGACGGGTGATTCCGGTGGTGGACTACACGGCCCGCGTCATCGGCCGGCTCTTGGGTTGA
- a CDS encoding alpha/beta fold hydrolase: MACILVCHGAWSGGWSWKKLREPLRAAGHEVFTPTYTGLGERAHLAHPLVDLETHIQDILGVIEAEDLRDITLIAHSYGGMVGTGVADRVPDRIRHLVYLDAFVPEDGQSLQDMVGGGGPEAPFEGWLVPPLPGAPDTAPEDLQWTRPRRRHQPARCFTQKLRLNHATPPFARTYIHCTVKDGHDPFRPIADRLRHAASWGFLEMAASHSPNITAPEALAALLLELAQG, from the coding sequence ATGGCCTGCATCCTCGTCTGCCACGGCGCCTGGTCGGGCGGCTGGTCCTGGAAGAAGCTGCGCGAGCCGCTCCGCGCGGCGGGGCATGAGGTCTTCACCCCCACCTACACGGGCCTCGGCGAACGCGCCCACCTGGCCCACCCGCTGGTGGACCTGGAAACCCATATCCAGGACATATTGGGCGTGATCGAGGCCGAGGATCTGCGCGACATCACCCTCATCGCGCATTCCTATGGCGGCATGGTGGGCACCGGCGTGGCCGACCGCGTGCCGGACCGCATCCGCCATCTGGTCTACCTCGATGCCTTCGTGCCGGAGGATGGCCAATCCCTGCAGGACATGGTGGGCGGCGGCGGGCCCGAGGCACCTTTCGAGGGCTGGCTGGTCCCTCCCCTGCCCGGCGCGCCCGACACCGCGCCCGAGGATCTGCAATGGACCCGCCCGCGCCGCCGCCACCAGCCCGCGCGCTGCTTCACGCAGAAGCTGCGGCTCAACCACGCCACGCCACCCTTCGCCCGCACCTACATCCACTGCACGGTGAAGGACGGGCACGACCCCTTCCGCCCCATCGCCGACCGGCTGCGCCACGCCGCCAGCTGGGGTTTTCTCGAAATGGCGGCCAGCCACAGCCCCAACATCACCGCGCCCGAGGCCCTGGCCGCGCTGCTGTTGGAACTGGCGCAAGGGTGA